One genomic segment of Longimicrobiaceae bacterium includes these proteins:
- a CDS encoding DUF503 domain-containing protein, with product MIIGLAVWQLVLPGCSSLKEKRSVVKSLKQRLHNEFNLSVAETARQDEIQRCELCACVVATDQPHANSVLISADRLVESEYRARIVDSYTTYY from the coding sequence ATGATCATCGGCCTGGCAGTCTGGCAGCTGGTGCTGCCGGGCTGCTCTTCGCTGAAGGAGAAGAGGTCCGTGGTGAAGAGCCTGAAGCAGAGGCTTCACAACGAGTTCAACCTCTCGGTGGCGGAGACGGCTCGGCAGGACGAGATACAGCGTTGTGAGCTGTGCGCCTGTGTCGTGGCAACCGACCAGCCGCACGCCAATTCGGTCCTGATCTCCGCCGATCGGTTGGTGGAGAGCGAGTATCGGGCGAGGATCGTCGATTCGTACACGACCTACTATTGA
- the infB gene encoding translation initiation factor IF-2, with translation MRVYEVAQEFNVSSEALVHLLREMDIPVRSHMTMLAEEHVARLRTVLERERRLGHKSAEEAIEHALEDAGAGARRRRRRRVEREEPASAPVEASADSTASPTADAAEAIAAEAAEKAAEERAKPVVAEAEPAAEKPAPAEPKAPTPAPVSEAGPRPAAPPSAQPERPAASATPTPAAPAQRAAPPPPAPERRTAPPPPSREEAARPAARAETPPRPARAADVAGPPTPVRRAAAPPVPARHGARPAAAEADGRKRRKKDRKKRRGVDQEAVDEMFRKTMAAMEGAGGRRRRKGRDHGPSAQERREEEQERIRQEEATTVRVNEFLTVAELAELIDVTPTQIISSAFKNLGLMVTINQRLDFDQIELLLDEFGYKAVREEEYGAEMEEVSEEDRPEDLQPRPPVVTVMGHVDHGKTSLLDYIRKTNVIAGEAGGITQHIGAYHVELDDGRSITFLDTPGHAAFTAMRARGAEVTDLVILVVAADDSVMPQTIEAISHAKNAGVPIVVAVNKIDLPDANPLRVKQDLLQHGVVLEEFGGDVMSAEVSAKRGIGMDDLLEKVLLQAEVLELKANPNREAHGVVIEAQLDVGKGPVATILVTNGTLRVGDHVVVGLYAGRVRAMLDERGNPVTEAGPATPVQVLGLSGVPAAGDQLLAMDAERATEIAQTRQRLEREKRMRIKSRGVKLTDISKLLAEGETQQLSLVIKGDVDGSVQALSDSLEQLSTPEVRVEVIHRGVGAINESDVLLASTAGAIVIGFHVRPSAEARAVAEREGVDIRLYNIIYEAVEEVRAAMEGMLSPEEREVMLGTAEVRQLFKVPRVGTVAGCMVTQGEIQRRGRVRVIRDGVQVYEGELGSLKRFKDDVREVREGFECGLNIANFNDLKVGDIIECYRVEEVARSLTGVSE, from the coding sequence ATGCGAGTGTACGAAGTGGCCCAGGAGTTCAACGTTTCCTCCGAGGCCTTGGTGCACCTCCTGCGGGAGATGGACATTCCCGTTCGGAGTCACATGACGATGCTCGCCGAAGAGCACGTCGCGAGGCTGCGGACGGTCCTGGAGCGCGAGCGTCGTCTCGGGCACAAGAGCGCCGAGGAGGCGATCGAGCACGCCCTCGAAGACGCGGGCGCCGGTGCGCGCCGGCGCCGCCGCCGTCGCGTGGAGCGAGAGGAGCCTGCCAGCGCACCCGTGGAGGCGAGCGCGGATAGCACCGCCTCCCCGACCGCCGATGCGGCCGAGGCCATCGCGGCGGAAGCGGCCGAAAAGGCTGCAGAGGAGCGAGCTAAGCCGGTCGTCGCCGAGGCTGAGCCTGCCGCGGAGAAGCCCGCACCGGCCGAGCCGAAGGCCCCGACGCCTGCGCCAGTGTCCGAGGCCGGGCCCCGCCCCGCGGCGCCGCCGTCGGCGCAGCCGGAGCGTCCCGCGGCTTCGGCCACCCCAACCCCCGCCGCGCCCGCACAGCGCGCGGCGCCGCCGCCACCCGCGCCGGAGCGTCGCACTGCGCCTCCTCCTCCGTCACGCGAGGAGGCCGCACGTCCTGCTGCTCGCGCCGAAACCCCGCCGCGTCCGGCTCGCGCCGCCGATGTGGCCGGCCCGCCGACCCCGGTGCGGCGAGCTGCCGCACCCCCGGTGCCGGCTCGCCACGGGGCGCGGCCTGCCGCCGCGGAGGCAGACGGTCGCAAGCGCCGCAAGAAGGATCGGAAGAAGCGCCGTGGCGTGGACCAGGAGGCGGTCGACGAGATGTTCCGGAAGACCATGGCCGCGATGGAGGGCGCCGGCGGCCGCCGGCGGCGCAAGGGTCGCGATCATGGTCCCTCGGCGCAGGAGCGACGCGAGGAGGAGCAGGAGCGGATCCGTCAGGAGGAAGCGACCACGGTACGGGTCAACGAGTTCCTGACCGTCGCCGAGCTCGCGGAGCTGATCGACGTGACGCCCACGCAGATCATCTCCTCCGCCTTCAAGAACCTGGGCTTGATGGTGACCATCAACCAGCGGCTCGACTTCGACCAGATCGAGCTGCTGCTCGACGAGTTCGGGTACAAGGCGGTGCGCGAGGAAGAGTACGGCGCCGAGATGGAGGAGGTGAGCGAGGAGGATCGCCCCGAAGATCTCCAGCCGCGGCCGCCGGTGGTCACCGTCATGGGCCACGTCGACCACGGCAAGACCTCGCTGCTCGACTACATCCGCAAGACCAACGTCATCGCGGGCGAGGCTGGCGGCATCACCCAGCACATCGGCGCCTACCACGTCGAGCTGGATGACGGCCGTTCCATCACTTTCCTCGACACGCCGGGGCACGCGGCCTTCACCGCCATGCGTGCGCGCGGCGCGGAGGTAACCGACCTGGTGATCCTGGTCGTGGCCGCGGACGACTCGGTGATGCCGCAGACGATCGAGGCGATCAGCCACGCCAAGAACGCCGGCGTGCCGATCGTGGTCGCGGTCAACAAGATCGACCTTCCGGACGCCAACCCGCTGCGCGTGAAGCAGGACCTGCTGCAGCACGGCGTGGTGCTCGAGGAGTTCGGTGGCGACGTGATGTCGGCCGAGGTCTCCGCGAAGCGCGGAATCGGCATGGACGACCTGCTGGAGAAGGTGCTGCTGCAGGCGGAGGTGCTGGAGCTGAAGGCCAATCCCAACCGGGAGGCGCACGGTGTCGTCATCGAGGCGCAGCTCGACGTGGGGAAGGGGCCGGTGGCCACCATCCTGGTCACCAACGGCACGCTGCGCGTCGGCGATCACGTGGTGGTCGGGCTCTACGCCGGACGCGTCCGTGCCATGCTGGACGAGCGTGGAAACCCCGTCACCGAGGCGGGCCCGGCCACGCCGGTACAGGTGCTGGGTCTCTCCGGGGTGCCGGCGGCGGGTGACCAGCTGCTCGCCATGGATGCCGAGCGGGCGACCGAGATCGCGCAGACGCGGCAGCGCCTCGAGCGCGAGAAGCGGATGCGGATCAAGAGCCGCGGCGTCAAGCTGACCGACATCTCGAAGCTCCTCGCCGAGGGCGAGACGCAGCAGCTCAGCCTGGTGATCAAGGGCGACGTGGACGGGTCCGTGCAGGCCCTTTCGGACTCGCTGGAGCAGCTCTCGACCCCGGAGGTGCGGGTGGAGGTGATCCACCGTGGCGTGGGAGCGATCAACGAGTCCGACGTGCTCCTCGCCTCCACTGCGGGCGCCATCGTCATCGGCTTCCACGTGCGACCCTCCGCCGAGGCGCGGGCGGTGGCCGAGCGCGAAGGGGTCGACATCCGCCTGTACAACATCATTTACGAGGCGGTCGAAGAGGTGCGGGCGGCCATGGAGGGCATGCTCTCGCCGGAGGAGCGCGAGGTGATGCTCGGTACGGCCGAGGTGCGCCAGCTCTTCAAGGTGCCACGCGTCGGCACAGTCGCCGGCTGCATGGTCACGCAGGGCGAGATCCAGCGTCGCGGGCGGGTCCGTGTGATTCGCGACGGGGTGCAGGTCTACGAGGGCGAGCTGGGTAGCCTGAAGCGGTTCAAGGACGATGTGCGCGAAGTGCGCGAGGGCTTCGAGTGCGGCCTCAACATCGCCAACTTCAACGACCTCAAGGTCGGTGACATCATCGAGTGCTATCGCGTGGAGGAAGTCGCCCGCTCGCTGACCGGAGTGAGCGAGTAG
- the nusA gene encoding transcription termination factor NusA: MNNASQILAAFRELALNKNISREELHDLIKDGILAALARRFGPNVEAEIEIDEETGRIDITVLKEVVAEVEDPSREVSLEEARWDDPEFEIGDVQEVPVEFADFGRNAVMAAKQRMLQRVREGERQKIMEEYAGRVGELLSGEVQQVERGKVVVMLNRTREADAIIPWKEQNPRERFRQGESIRAVLKKVEETPKGPRIILSRADPLFVAALFKLEVPEIQQGIVEIRAVAREVGGRTKLAVSSRDESIDPVGACVGLKGSRVRAVVQELGGERIDIVPWHPDPEVFAKRALAPARVAKVISDYDARVITAIVDEDQLSLAIGRNGQNVRLASQLIGWEINLFGSREWLERGAHAALFGGGEGEGGDEYESADFPLRELNLRPATLAALEAAGYTTFFDVIDLEREDLLRVPAIGPEEAEEVLALIEELTVEEEAEAESPEGGLTAQENAENFRA; this comes from the coding sequence ATGAACAACGCTAGCCAGATACTCGCGGCTTTCCGGGAGCTCGCGCTCAACAAGAACATTTCGCGCGAGGAGCTCCACGACCTGATCAAGGACGGGATCCTCGCTGCCCTCGCACGCCGGTTCGGCCCCAACGTCGAAGCCGAGATCGAGATCGACGAGGAGACCGGACGGATCGACATCACCGTGCTGAAGGAGGTGGTGGCTGAGGTCGAGGATCCCTCCCGCGAGGTCTCCCTCGAGGAGGCGCGGTGGGACGATCCGGAGTTCGAGATCGGGGACGTGCAGGAGGTGCCGGTCGAGTTTGCCGACTTCGGGCGCAACGCCGTGATGGCGGCCAAGCAGCGAATGCTGCAGCGCGTCCGCGAGGGCGAGCGTCAGAAGATCATGGAGGAGTACGCCGGCCGAGTGGGCGAGCTCCTGTCCGGCGAGGTTCAGCAAGTGGAGCGGGGCAAGGTGGTGGTGATGCTGAACCGGACCCGCGAGGCGGACGCGATCATCCCCTGGAAGGAGCAGAACCCGCGCGAGCGTTTCCGCCAGGGTGAGTCCATCCGGGCGGTGCTGAAGAAGGTCGAGGAGACGCCCAAGGGACCGCGCATCATCCTGTCCCGCGCCGACCCGCTCTTCGTGGCCGCGCTCTTCAAGCTGGAGGTTCCGGAAATCCAGCAGGGGATCGTCGAGATCCGCGCGGTGGCGCGCGAGGTCGGCGGCCGCACGAAGCTGGCGGTGTCGTCGCGCGACGAGTCGATCGACCCGGTGGGCGCGTGCGTGGGTCTCAAGGGCTCCCGCGTGCGGGCCGTGGTGCAGGAGCTCGGCGGCGAGCGCATCGACATCGTGCCCTGGCACCCGGACCCCGAGGTGTTCGCCAAGCGCGCCCTTGCGCCGGCGCGGGTGGCCAAGGTGATCTCGGACTACGACGCGCGCGTGATCACCGCGATCGTGGACGAGGATCAGCTCTCGCTGGCGATCGGGCGCAATGGCCAGAACGTCCGTTTGGCTTCGCAGCTGATCGGTTGGGAGATCAACCTCTTCGGGTCGCGTGAGTGGCTGGAGCGGGGCGCGCACGCCGCGCTCTTCGGTGGAGGCGAGGGCGAGGGGGGCGACGAGTACGAGAGCGCGGACTTCCCGCTTCGCGAGCTCAACCTCCGGCCGGCCACACTGGCGGCCCTGGAAGCCGCCGGCTATACTACTTTCTTCGACGTGATCGACCTGGAGCGCGAGGATCTGCTTCGAGTTCCGGCCATCGGACCGGAGGAGGCGGAGGAGGTGCTGGCGCTGATCGAGGAACTCACGGTGGAGGAGGAGGCCGAAGCCGAGAGCCCCGAAGGAGGGTTGACAGCTCAGGAGAACGCGGAGAACTTCCGAGCCTGA
- the rimP gene encoding ribosome maturation factor RimP — protein sequence MADQDLREEIEAGLGELGFELVELERGGTSRRPVLRLRIDRLSGGEEDVGVSLDDCARVSRALEARLEASERVPATYVLEVSSPGVERPLVRRRDFERFAGREVVLQGKQPLAGRSRKLQGELLGIEGEGDAETIRLRLPDGEELDIPRRELTRANLVFRWGSEGRRT from the coding sequence GTGGCGGATCAGGATTTGAGGGAGGAGATCGAAGCTGGTCTCGGTGAGCTCGGGTTCGAGCTGGTGGAGCTCGAGCGGGGCGGAACGAGCCGGCGGCCTGTGCTCCGACTTCGCATCGACAGGCTCTCGGGGGGGGAGGAGGACGTCGGAGTCTCGCTGGACGATTGTGCCCGCGTGAGCCGCGCTCTGGAGGCTCGGCTCGAAGCGAGCGAGCGGGTGCCCGCGACGTATGTGCTGGAGGTGTCGTCGCCGGGAGTGGAGCGTCCGCTGGTGCGCCGAAGGGATTTCGAGCGCTTTGCCGGCCGGGAGGTGGTGCTGCAGGGTAAGCAGCCCCTCGCCGGCCGGTCGCGCAAGCTGCAGGGCGAGCTGCTCGGGATCGAGGGCGAGGGAGATGCAGAAACCATCCGCTTGCGGCTTCCGGATGGCGAGGAACTCGACATCCCGCGACGGGAGCTGACGCGGGCCAATTTGGTGTTTCGCTGGGGTAGCGAGGGGCGCCGCACCTGA
- a CDS encoding polyphenol oxidase family protein has protein sequence MSRLSVSRVEEVRAAGDLPLWQHPEWLERMPWLVQGITGRGDEAEPFDLGLFGAAPVGAVVARWSRLRRATGMRRVVHSRQVHGAELRSHGPADEPGLLIGDGHDGHLTRSPGVLLTISVADCVPVYLVDVRIRAVALVHAGWRGIAAGVVERAIDRLRRWQGEGEPELWMHCGPSICGECYEVGPEVHAALVPNEPAPSRPEPIDLRAVVLERAAAAGIDVGRMSVSTHCTRCGPGAFFSHRGGSAGRQMAVLGVRA, from the coding sequence GTGAGCCGGCTGTCGGTGTCTCGGGTGGAGGAGGTCCGTGCCGCCGGTGACCTCCCTCTCTGGCAGCATCCGGAATGGCTGGAGCGGATGCCGTGGCTGGTGCAGGGGATCACCGGCCGCGGGGACGAGGCGGAGCCCTTCGACCTGGGCCTTTTCGGAGCGGCTCCGGTGGGAGCGGTGGTGGCTCGATGGTCACGGCTCCGCCGCGCCACCGGGATGCGGCGCGTGGTCCATTCCCGTCAGGTGCACGGTGCGGAGCTACGTTCCCACGGCCCAGCGGATGAGCCGGGTCTGCTCATCGGCGACGGACACGACGGCCACCTCACCCGTTCCCCCGGGGTGCTGCTCACCATCTCGGTGGCCGATTGTGTGCCGGTCTACCTGGTCGATGTGCGTATCCGGGCGGTGGCACTCGTTCACGCGGGGTGGCGCGGGATTGCGGCGGGGGTCGTGGAGCGGGCGATCGACCGGTTGCGGCGCTGGCAGGGAGAGGGCGAGCCGGAGCTCTGGATGCACTGCGGGCCATCCATCTGCGGCGAGTGCTACGAGGTCGGGCCCGAAGTACACGCGGCTCTCGTCCCGAACGAGCCGGCGCCGTCCCGACCGGAGCCGATCGATCTGCGGGCTGTCGTCCTCGAGCGCGCCGCTGCCGCGGGGATCGACGTGGGGCGGATGAGTGTATCCACTCACTGCACACGATGCGGCCCGGGGGCGTTCTTCTCGCATCGAGGTGGCTCCGCGGGTCGGCAGATGGCGGTGTTGGGTGTTCGCGCCTAG
- the murA gene encoding UDP-N-acetylglucosamine 1-carboxyvinyltransferase, with protein MPKFVVEGGRPLRGTVRPAGNKNAALPMIAAALLTEEEVILENVPDIRDVRTLLELIQTLGAETEWIGDHRVRIHARNVGQAQLAAAQASRIRASILLVGPMVARTGQMHLPPPGGDVIGRRRMDTHFLALGALGAEMGFERQVFGLRSRGRLKGADIFLDEPSVTGTENAIMAAALAQGTTRLRNAAAEPHVQDLCHMLVGMGCEISGIGTNTLEIQGVERLRGGTFRITSDHIEVGSFIGLAAVTQGEILIEDAAIQHLDSTLIGFERLGVRAEKRGKDLFIPADQERKVKTDLGGYIPKIDDGPWPAFPADLTSIALVTATQCDGTILIHEKMFESRMFFTDKLVAMGARLILCDPHRVVIVGPSRLHGATVESPDIRAGMGLLIAALGAEGTSEIYNIGQIERGYERIDERLRSLGAVIERQDSREE; from the coding sequence GTGCCGAAGTTCGTTGTGGAGGGTGGACGCCCATTGAGGGGAACGGTGCGCCCGGCGGGTAACAAGAACGCCGCGCTACCCATGATCGCCGCAGCCCTCCTGACCGAGGAGGAGGTGATCCTGGAGAACGTGCCGGACATTCGCGACGTCCGGACGCTGCTGGAGCTGATACAGACGCTCGGGGCGGAGACGGAGTGGATCGGCGATCACCGGGTGCGCATTCATGCCCGCAACGTGGGGCAGGCCCAGCTGGCGGCCGCCCAGGCCTCGCGCATCCGGGCGTCGATCCTCCTGGTCGGTCCGATGGTGGCGCGCACCGGACAGATGCACCTGCCGCCGCCGGGCGGCGACGTGATCGGCCGCCGTCGCATGGACACGCACTTCCTGGCGCTCGGCGCCCTGGGCGCCGAAATGGGGTTTGAACGCCAGGTGTTTGGCCTGCGTTCGCGCGGGCGACTGAAGGGGGCGGACATCTTCCTCGACGAGCCGAGCGTGACCGGCACCGAAAACGCCATCATGGCGGCGGCGCTGGCGCAGGGGACGACGCGGCTGCGGAACGCTGCCGCGGAGCCGCACGTCCAGGACCTCTGCCACATGCTGGTGGGGATGGGGTGCGAGATCTCAGGGATCGGCACCAATACGCTGGAGATCCAGGGGGTGGAGCGCCTGCGCGGGGGGACCTTCCGCATCACCTCCGATCACATCGAGGTGGGCTCCTTCATCGGTCTGGCCGCGGTGACCCAGGGAGAGATCCTGATCGAGGACGCCGCGATCCAGCACCTGGACTCGACTCTGATCGGCTTCGAGCGGTTGGGGGTGCGGGCGGAGAAGCGGGGGAAGGACCTCTTCATCCCCGCCGACCAGGAGCGGAAGGTAAAGACCGACCTGGGCGGCTACATTCCGAAGATCGACGATGGCCCCTGGCCGGCATTTCCCGCGGATCTGACCTCCATCGCGCTGGTCACCGCGACCCAGTGCGACGGCACGATCCTGATCCACGAGAAGATGTTCGAGTCGCGAATGTTCTTCACCGACAAGCTGGTCGCCATGGGGGCCCGTCTCATCCTGTGCGATCCGCACCGCGTGGTGATCGTCGGGCCGTCACGCCTCCACGGCGCCACCGTCGAGTCCCCCGACATCCGCGCGGGCATGGGGCTGCTCATCGCGGCCCTCGGCGCCGAAGGGACCAGCGAGATCTACAACATCGGCCAGATCGAGCGGGGCTACGAGCGGATCGATGAGCGCCTGCGGTCGCTGGGGGCGGTGATCGAGAGGCAGGATTCGCGGGAAGAGTGA
- a CDS encoding P-II family nitrogen regulator — translation MQLLIAVINQEEKLDEILSGLVELGVTGATIINSEGMGRVLSHDIPIFAGLENLASFSRPQNQTIFSVIREDEKVDAVISLLQEICGNLEDPATGIVVTVPVNRVVGLAPELGHDAAAEDQSRLPADG, via the coding sequence GTGCAACTCCTGATCGCCGTCATCAACCAGGAAGAGAAGCTCGACGAGATCCTCTCCGGACTGGTAGAGCTGGGCGTCACCGGTGCCACCATCATCAATAGCGAGGGCATGGGCCGGGTCCTCTCGCACGACATCCCGATATTCGCCGGCCTGGAAAACCTCGCCTCTTTCTCACGCCCGCAAAACCAGACGATTTTCAGCGTGATCCGCGAAGACGAGAAGGTCGACGCGGTCATCTCCCTGCTGCAGGAGATCTGCGGGAACCTCGAGGATCCCGCGACGGGTATCGTAGTGACGGTGCCAGTCAATCGGGTCGTTGGCCTGGCTCCGGAGCTCGGCCACGACGCCGCGGCGGAAGACCAGTCACGACTGCCCGCGGACGGCTGA
- a CDS encoding zinc dependent phospholipase C family protein yields MALAIALTFLALILLPDVAYAWGPATHVYLGQGVLESLHLLPQAVRALLGAYPYDFLYGSMAADISLAKKYVPEGRHCHHWHVGEEIYETADTDRLRAVALGYLAHLAGDTIAHNFFVPRQLLLTSSSKALGHSYWEHRMDYQLGEGYMRLAREVVMDHDHSAADALFDRVLSATLFSFHTNRRIFRGMIRFQDNDRWQSVFSTLLQNSRWTLTHEEIDAYIVRSFDYIIDYLTRRGEAVAASLDPIGDENLALSKKIRRMALRERATQDRATLLSMADDFFPLPPVLFGHWKSSGKPLRPPTEVYEHRNGVEV; encoded by the coding sequence GTGGCGCTGGCGATCGCGCTCACTTTCCTCGCTCTCATCCTTCTCCCTGACGTGGCCTACGCCTGGGGGCCCGCCACGCACGTCTATCTCGGTCAGGGAGTACTCGAGTCGCTGCACCTGCTGCCGCAGGCGGTGCGAGCGCTGCTCGGGGCCTACCCCTACGACTTCCTCTACGGCTCCATGGCGGCGGACATCTCGCTCGCCAAGAAGTACGTTCCCGAGGGACGGCACTGCCACCACTGGCACGTCGGCGAGGAAATCTACGAGACGGCGGATACCGACCGGCTGCGTGCCGTCGCGCTCGGCTACCTCGCCCACCTCGCCGGGGACACCATCGCCCACAACTTCTTCGTGCCGCGGCAGCTCCTGCTCACCTCCAGCAGCAAGGCGCTGGGGCATTCGTACTGGGAGCACCGCATGGACTACCAGTTGGGTGAGGGATACATGCGCCTCGCCCGCGAGGTGGTCATGGACCACGATCACTCGGCCGCGGACGCCCTCTTCGACCGGGTCCTATCGGCGACCCTCTTTTCCTTCCATACCAACCGGCGGATCTTCCGAGGGATGATCCGCTTCCAGGACAACGATCGCTGGCAGTCGGTCTTCTCCACCCTGCTGCAGAACTCGCGCTGGACCCTGACGCACGAGGAGATCGACGCCTACATCGTCCGCTCGTTCGACTACATCATCGACTACCTGACACGTCGGGGCGAGGCGGTGGCGGCGTCCCTCGATCCTATCGGCGACGAGAACCTCGCCCTCTCCAAGAAGATCCGCCGCATGGCGCTGAGGGAGAGAGCGACTCAGGATCGGGCGACCCTGCTCAGTATGGCGGACGACTTCTTCCCTCTGCCCCCGGTGCTCTTTGGTCACTGGAAAAGCAGCGGGAAGCCGCTGCGCCCGCCGACCGAGGTCTACGAGCACCGCAACGGGGTCGAGGTGTAA
- a CDS encoding UvrD-helicase domain-containing protein → MSYLDRLNPEQAEAARHFEGPLLVLAGAGSGKTSVLTARIAHLIDEYGVAPDSILALTFTNKAAGEMRERVRALLGREPAGMWIGTFHAIGARMLRRDAGRLGWTPNFLIYDAEDSERLVKRILKEELRLDPKKWSPRAVRGAISSAKNELLGVEEYAALASDFFARTVAQVYERYQRALRDANAFDFDDLLVKPVELLKAHPDVLRRYQDRFHFVLVDEYQDTNRAQYVFLGLMVGEKGNLFVVGDDDQSIYGWRGANIRNILDFEQDFPNARLIRLEQNYRSTQRILAAANRVIAENVRRKGKTLRTANSEGDPLTLVEMQDEADEAEWVTQEIRRTLSDVPERSPRDFVILYRTNAQSRAMEEALRREGLPYRIVGGQRFYERREVKDTLAYLRLVANPADDEAFLRIVNVPRRGIGEVTLARVAEWAREQKVPLLLAAARADEIDSLRGGATGSLQEMAGLLQKLSAVSDGQVRLDELLRMVVAETGLADALLNEGAEGEDRLANVEELIAGAADLQMRLDEGDEALLQELESVESMRPIDLFLAHVALVTDIDQHDPNADAISLMTLHNAKGLEFPVVFVTGMEEGLFPLSRVLAEPDELEEERRLFYVGMTRAEEKLYLTYARRRRRGGEWIDSIPSRFLEAIPKELLDTRQSRRARDLYAPSRPWRVGVPQASPRRRVRLGLSAEAESAGRTVDYSESQDQPRLIRGARVRHPQFGGGTVVELSGFRNDVRATIDFDEAGRKTVVVRYANLQPDWD, encoded by the coding sequence TTGTCGTATCTGGATAGACTGAATCCCGAGCAGGCGGAAGCGGCGCGTCATTTCGAGGGGCCCTTGCTGGTTCTAGCGGGCGCCGGCTCCGGAAAGACGTCCGTGCTGACCGCGCGCATCGCCCATCTCATCGACGAGTACGGCGTGGCCCCCGACTCCATCCTCGCCCTCACCTTCACCAACAAGGCGGCGGGGGAGATGCGCGAGCGTGTGCGCGCGCTGCTGGGTCGCGAGCCCGCGGGCATGTGGATCGGGACCTTCCACGCGATCGGCGCGCGCATGCTGCGTCGGGACGCCGGCCGGCTCGGGTGGACGCCGAACTTCCTCATCTACGACGCGGAGGACTCGGAGCGGCTGGTCAAGCGCATCCTCAAAGAGGAGCTGCGCCTCGACCCCAAGAAGTGGAGCCCTCGCGCCGTGCGCGGCGCGATCTCGTCGGCCAAGAACGAGCTGCTTGGGGTGGAGGAGTACGCGGCGCTCGCCAGCGACTTCTTCGCCCGCACCGTTGCGCAGGTCTACGAGCGTTACCAGCGCGCGCTCCGCGACGCCAACGCCTTCGACTTCGACGACCTCCTGGTCAAGCCGGTGGAGCTGCTGAAGGCTCACCCGGACGTCCTGCGTCGCTACCAGGATCGCTTCCACTTCGTGCTCGTGGACGAGTACCAGGACACGAACCGGGCGCAGTACGTCTTCCTGGGCCTGATGGTGGGGGAGAAGGGGAATCTCTTCGTGGTGGGCGACGACGACCAGTCCATTTACGGTTGGCGGGGCGCCAACATCCGCAACATCCTCGACTTCGAGCAGGATTTCCCCAACGCCCGACTCATCCGCCTGGAGCAGAACTACCGCTCCACCCAACGGATCCTGGCGGCGGCCAACCGGGTGATCGCGGAGAACGTGCGGAGAAAGGGCAAGACCCTGCGCACAGCCAACTCCGAGGGGGACCCCCTCACGTTGGTGGAGATGCAGGACGAGGCCGACGAGGCGGAATGGGTGACCCAGGAGATCCGGCGCACCCTTTCCGACGTGCCAGAGCGCTCACCCAGGGACTTCGTGATCCTGTACCGCACCAACGCGCAGTCTCGAGCCATGGAGGAGGCGCTGCGCAGGGAAGGGCTTCCCTACCGGATCGTGGGCGGGCAGCGCTTCTACGAACGGCGGGAGGTCAAGGACACCCTCGCCTACCTGCGGCTCGTCGCCAACCCGGCGGATGACGAAGCGTTCCTCCGCATCGTCAACGTCCCGCGGCGCGGGATCGGCGAGGTCACTCTGGCGCGTGTGGCCGAGTGGGCGCGCGAGCAGAAGGTGCCGCTGCTGCTCGCCGCGGCCCGGGCCGACGAGATCGACTCGCTGCGTGGCGGGGCCACCGGTTCCCTGCAGGAGATGGCGGGGTTGCTCCAGAAGCTATCGGCCGTCTCCGACGGCCAGGTCCGGCTCGACGAGCTGCTGCGTATGGTGGTCGCGGAGACCGGCCTGGCCGATGCGCTGCTCAACGAAGGCGCGGAGGGAGAAGATCGCCTGGCGAACGTGGAGGAGCTGATCGCGGGCGCCGCGGACCTCCAGATGCGGCTCGACGAAGGGGATGAGGCGCTGCTGCAGGAGCTGGAGAGCGTCGAGTCGATGCGCCCGATCGATCTGTTTCTCGCGCACGTGGCGCTGGTGACCGACATCGACCAGCACGACCCCAACGCCGACGCCATCAGCCTGATGACGCTGCACAACGCGAAGGGGCTGGAGTTCCCCGTGGTCTTCGTGACCGGTATGGAGGAGGGGCTCTTCCCTCTGTCCCGGGTGCTCGCCGAGCCGGACGAGCTGGAGGAGGAGCGGCGCCTCTTCTACGTGGGGATGACCCGCGCCGAGGAGAAGCTCTACCTGACCTACGCGCGGCGCCGACGCCGCGGCGGGGAGTGGATCGACTCGATCCCTTCGCGCTTTCTGGAAGCCATCCCGAAGGAGCTGCTCGATACCCGGCAGTCGCGGCGCGCCCGGGACCTGTACGCCCCCAGCCGGCCGTGGCGAGTGGGAGTGCCGCAGGCGAGCCCGCGTCGCCGGGTGCGCCTCGGGCTCTCGGCGGAGGCCGAGTCCGCAGGACGCACCGTGGACTACTCCGAGTCGCAGGACCAGCCGCGGCTCATTCGGGGCGCGCGGGTGCGCCACCCGCAGTTCGGAGGGGGGACCGTTGTGGAGCTGTCGGGATTCCGGAACGACGTGCGGGCCACCATCGACTTCGACGAGGCCGGCCGTAAGACGGTGGTGGTGCGCTACGCAAACCTGCAGCCGGATTGGGACTGA